In one Dunckerocampus dactyliophorus isolate RoL2022-P2 chromosome 9, RoL_Ddac_1.1, whole genome shotgun sequence genomic region, the following are encoded:
- the tsc22d1 gene encoding TSC22 domain family protein 1 isoform X3 produces the protein MFLQTEDPMRVRGVRVQGHDEMAMKLLFWELEQHLKSSSGASVVAIDNKIEQAMDLVKSHLMYAVREEVEVLKEQIKELIERNSQLEQENTLLKTLASPEQMAQFQAQVQTTSPPPAAPTAATPGPACTVAQPSSHTSGPSA, from the exons ATGTTCCTTCAGACCGAAGACCCCATGAGAGTGCGCGGTGTCCGCGTGCAGGGCCATGACGAGATGGCAATGAAGCTTTTGTTCTGGGAGCTGGAGCAGCATCTCAAAAG cTCGTCGGGAGCCAGTGTTGTTGCCATCGACAACAAGATTGAACAGGCAATG GACCTGGTGAAGAGTCACCTGATGTACGCCGTGCGTGAGGAGGTAGAAGTCCTGAAGGAGCAGATCAAGGAGCTGATTGAGCGTAACTCCCAGCTGGAGCAGGAGAACACGCTGCTCAAGACGCTGGCCAGCCCGGAGCAGATGGCACAGTTCCAGGCCCAGGTTCAGACCACATCCCCGCCTCCTGCTGCCCCAACAGCCGCCACCCCGGGCCCGGCGTGCACCGTCGCTCAGCCCAGCTCGCACACCTCGGGCCCCTCGGCATAG
- the tsc22d1 gene encoding TSC22 domain family protein 1 isoform X2: MNTPCYTVAMDLGVCQLRNVSISFLSSLLSAESSHVKLDSSSSGASVVAIDNKIEQAMDLVKSHLMYAVREEVEVLKEQIKELIERNSQLEQENTLLKTLASPEQMAQFQAQVQTTSPPPAAPTAATPGPACTVAQPSSHTSGPSA; encoded by the exons ATGAATACGCCTTGCTACACCGTGGCGATGGATTTAGGCGTCTGCCAGCTCCGAAATGTATCAATCTCCTTCCTGTCGTCCTTGTTGAGCGCCGAGAGCTCGCACGTTAAGCTCGATAGCAG cTCGTCGGGAGCCAGTGTTGTTGCCATCGACAACAAGATTGAACAGGCAATG GACCTGGTGAAGAGTCACCTGATGTACGCCGTGCGTGAGGAGGTAGAAGTCCTGAAGGAGCAGATCAAGGAGCTGATTGAGCGTAACTCCCAGCTGGAGCAGGAGAACACGCTGCTCAAGACGCTGGCCAGCCCGGAGCAGATGGCACAGTTCCAGGCCCAGGTTCAGACCACATCCCCGCCTCCTGCTGCCCCAACAGCCGCCACCCCGGGCCCGGCGTGCACCGTCGCTCAGCCCAGCTCGCACACCTCGGGCCCCTCGGCATAG
- the serp2 gene encoding stress-associated endoplasmic reticulum protein 2, giving the protein MVAKQRIRMANEKHSKNITQRGNVAKTLRPQEEKYPVGPWLLALFVFVVCGSAIFQIIQSIRMGM; this is encoded by the exons ATGGTGGCTAAGCAGAGAATCCGCATGGCGAACGAGAAACACAGCAAGAACATCACACAGAGAGGAAACGTAGCCAAGACGCTG CGACCACAAGAGGAAAAGTATCCAGTGGGCCCCTGGCTGCTCGCCCTCTTTGTATTTGTTGTGTGTGGATCAG CCATTTTCCAGATCATCCAGAGTATTCGTATGGGAATGTAA